From the Sylvia atricapilla isolate bSylAtr1 chromosome 12, bSylAtr1.pri, whole genome shotgun sequence genome, the window TTCCAGTGGTGCCATGTAAAGAAGCTTTTGGGTTATTTTGGTAACAGCAGTGGCTGAGATGAATTCTCTGTGCAGTCTTCCTTtttcagggctctgcagagaacTCTGCTGCATTGCAGGGTTCTGTTCAGTCCAGTGGGGGTAATTCTCATCAAAGGGCATTCTGCCTCCTTAATTTCATGTCATTTCATGAGGGGTAGCTGGATATGGGAGAGGCACAGTCCATGGATAAGCACATGAGAAGCTAAAGAGCTTCCTAGAAAATCCACTAATTGGGACAGAGGAAGGTTGGTTCTGTTTCCTAAACATGCCCAACAGCAACTGTGAAGAAAAGGTAGATTTTAGTTTAATGTCTTAAAATCTGGGGGCTTTGCTGTTCACATTCAGCTGGTAGCTCAGTGCTACAGTAAGACCAGCTACTTATTTTTAGCACAATCTTTTATTCATGGGGCATTTGCAAAATGTGCCTTTAAAAGCACCATCCGTAGTGTTATtgtgagcaaaacaaaaccaaactcagCCCTCTGTGACTTTTTCAATGTACTTTAAGTACAGAATTACAAGCAGACATGGTGGGATCTTCTGAAATACCTGTCTGCATTTGCAATGGTATAAATAGATGGTTGGATTTAAATCTGACTCGAGCTTCCTACCTGAGGTAGGAACATTCTGCTGTATAAAATCTGCTTGAACTACTCTTGACAGAGGTTGTAAGCATAGCAGTGAAATATTCATAAAGCAAACCTGCATTGATTCAGGCTTTCTGGGCTCCAACAGACTCCAGCACATTTCATGTTCAAGCTCCTAAGCTGTAGGACTTTCCCACGTGGTCATGTTTCTAAATGAAAAGTGTTTCTTTGACAACAGAAGCAAGCTGGGTaagtaggttttttttatttcagaaaatggcTACCTGCAAAATGAAACTGGTAAAGTGTTACCAGACACCAGAAGTGTTTGTGCCTGTACCCTGAGGTGCCTGAAGTGTGATTGTAGGTGGTGCTCACTGACAGCTCACATATCTCTGTCCCTTGTCAGGAGAAGTTTGGTCCCTCCCTTTGGCAGGCTGGTGGTGcttattttgtaataaatgcTGGgcttgaaaatacagaatattgaacaactttgtcttttttgctgatgtttctcttttattctgcTTAGTATTGGATCTTAAAAAGCCCAGGACCAGAGTCCAACTGAAGTGAGCCGTCCAGTGTGAATTTAGTAATGCTTGAGCTGATTAAACTTTGGTTCTTGGGGGGGGGGCAGGATGTTCAGTGGTGCCCTGGAGTTTGAACCGTGTTTCTTGTGCTCTGTGTCTTGTTATCTAATGACACACTCCATTATGCAATGCTGCAACCATGGGTGGCTGTCCTTGCACTGGGCATTTCCTGTGTGTGTAatgggcagctgggctgggattctGGGACTTCATCCAGCATTcagactttaaaagaaattgtctTGTCTTTCTCTTGATTGGAATACCAttcttttaaattgtatttGGAATTAGATGAGTCTAGGGGCAGGGGAGGGGTGGTTTCTCAgcatttgttttgcttcatttgaACAACAGTCCACAACTAAAACTGCAAAATCACTTAGGCTCTCATTAAACCTTTCTCTGAGAGAGCTAATAAACCATCGTGGTAGGGAAGGATGGCAGGCATCCCATGGTTCCCTACTGCATGTGAATTCAAGTTTCTGTGAGAGCCAATGCTTTAAGGActtgctgttttgttttctttttaggcTGGGAGAACATCAGCTCCTACAATACTGCCTTGCTAATGGAACCCCAGCATGAGGCCTcggggtttgtttggttttgtttggttttacaCCATTCTCATCTCAAACCTCTGAGGCATTTTGGGCCTGGCATTCACACCTCAATAACCTGCTTTCATCAGCTTTGGGGGAGCTTTAGTTAAACTGTGAAACTGTTCCTTAGCTGTATGTGTTGACATTTCTTTGTGTGATTTCATGTTTCCCAGTGAGGACCTGCTTATAATTGTCACGTCAAGATGAGAAATCCCTCTTAGAGAGTGGTTAGTAACAGATGGGAGTCAAGGAGGTGGCTGGGGCCTCAGTCACCAGCAGCACTGTAGATCTTGGGTAAAAATCAAACAGTTGAAAGAGAAGCTGGGTGAGTCCCATCTCTGCAGGCCCAGTGAAATGCTGATAGGAGCCCATGACTGCCCAAGAAACCCTTGCATATCAAAATTGAAGCAAATATCTGGGAGCAACAGCAGGAAAGTTGGAGGCAGAATAACCACCCTGTTAACGGCTATCCTCAAGACACTAAAACAGCTGTGCTTGATGGCACAGAGAAATGTGGTTTGATGAGCTGGGTAAATGAGAATCCCATCAGATAGAATGGAGGTGGTCAGTGCTTTGAAGCCTGTAATGTTCCCTGAGGTCTCAGGGAGCACCTTGTCATGACCAATTATTTAGAAAGAGGTAAAAACCTTTAATGAGACATTAATATGAGGGAATAACCTGAATGGAAATTACTGAACAAATTCCATCATTCCATTATTAACAGAAAAGCTGCGTTCTGGCCTCTCTTGGGTCTTTCAGTGTCCCCTGTCACCCTGCCTGCCTCTCATTTCCTCATCCCTGTGCAACTATCTGTGGACCCAGGCCATGAGCTGCCACTGTGTCTGGTCACACATAGAGCTGGCACACACCACAatcagcccagagctgctggctgccaaGCCCAGCAGAGATGACTCCTGGGCCTCCTCTTCAGTGATTATCTTCCTCAGCCTACGACCTCTTCATCCAGGTGCCCGTAGGAACTCACCATCTCCAACACCACTGCTACATTTGTTCAATATTGGCCTGTTTAGTTCAAGAAGTGACAGGTAACAGGTTCCAAGGAACAGGTAAAAAGTGACTGAACAGGTAACAAGTAACAGAAAGTGGCCTCCAATTATGCCAGGGAAGGTTTTGATTAGATACTAGGAAAATTTTCTCACAGGATTGGAAAGGACTGGAAGAGTGCCAAGGGTGGTGatggagtcaccgtccctggaaGTTGCACTTGAGGACAGAGATTAACGGTGAACATGGTTGTGATGTTGGGCTGATTGTTGAACTCGATGATCttaaagggcttttccaacctcagtgatccCATGATCCTAAGAAGTTTGAGGTGGGAAGGGTTGGCCAGCAGATCAGCAGCATGAGTGAAGAGCCCTCACTGGGCAGATGGTGTGTGGAGTCGGTGCAGCTGGGGGCAGCTGCACCTGAAACAACTCAtaatgtctttattttccttttatttattttcaggtaTACACTTAGAGCATTTGTGAGATTAATTATCAGATGATGTCTTTGAGCAAAAAGACTGTTCAGTGGGAGGAATCAACATTTGACCTATATTCAGACTTATTACAGACTGGGAGAGAGagtgtttttcagtttctgcttaTTTTTGATGCATTTAAGAATGTTTCCCCTTTCTTAGTGGTTTCCCTGGTTGGGCTTTTTGCAGAGAAGCAGGGTAGgagaaacattttctgaaaaatgggGAAACATGATTGTGAAAAAAGGTTTCCTTTAGATTTGACTGGCTCCTTGGGTTGCTTGGATACAGATGAACAAACACTAACAGCATTAAAGCTCCTGTGTTAGGGGGTACCTATTCAGGACAGCCATATGGGCACTCATGTTTGCAGGACAAAATTAAGGGTATAGAAGGCTTAGCTTCATGTACAAATATAATGGAGTCCTAAAAGTACAGAATTTCCACCCCTTTTGGgacaaaaataaatctaagCCAGCTGTGACATTTAAGTACCAGTCACAGTTTATAGGATGATTACATCTCAGAAACAAAGCTTAGTAGTTATCTCCTTAGAGCCCATCAGCCACAATAACACTGCAATATATAGAATTTTCATCACCAGAAGAATAGCTACATACCAAAAATTACTTGGGGCAGTTTTCTGCAGTAATGGCTGGAGGGATGCACATGATgatgattttcattttgtacTATGGTTTGTCTAAGGATGATGGTGAAAGAATTATGCCTCCTAATGCTCCTTTCCAAGATGACAATGTTTTACTCATATTAAACGTAGAGGAATGAGATGAGCTGTGATGGTTGGATCTtgtaaaaaatgaagttttaaatgtGTACTTCATTGTCTAAATGCTCACAGATGACTTGTCTTCCTATAATAACCTTAAAAATGTGTTGGCAGCATATCACAATTAATAATCCATACTCATGTGCTACAGGCATATTTCTTACCCAAGCTTATAACCAGATTCAAATCAAATCCTACATTTGTGCCAAAAATTGAATGGCAGCCATCTCCCAGCAAATAATTTTACCTAACTGACTCAAGAGTCttaaatttctgattttccccGAAGTGAAATTCACATTAATCTCATATTAATGTATATATCCTTCAGTCACTTGCAAAAGAATCCCATAACCTTGCAGTAAGGATTGCACAGAAAGTGGAAAGTGCTGTACACACGTAGCATTACTGTAGGTTTTCTCACCCATCTAGATTGTGTAAGATCCTTTAACATTAATGGGGACAAGTTTTCTCTCTAGGGTGATGTTGAATTTctctttgagggttttttccacctCTTCATCTTCAAGAGTTACAAATTCCACCAGATCCATGTTTTCCTTGTAGTTGTACGTGGTCTCAGTGAGCGTCCACCCAATTAGCGCTCGGAATCCGTCGGTGGTCTGGAGGGCGCAGATGGACTTCTTTGTGAAGAGGGAATCTGGAGAGGTCTGCAGGTATGTGCACTGGAAACGGAAATCTTCCACTGTCCGTGGCTCAAGGCTGAACATATAAACTTTCCTACACTCTTTCTTCTCCAGCAGATCGGAGTTGGAGAAGCTCTGATTGGGGATGTATTGTTTCCGCCTCATCTTCTCCAGGTACCAGACGCCGTTTTTTTCCGTGAAGCGGAAGACGCCgggagcctggggctgctctttcCCTGACACAAGCTCCATGGGCTGCCACATCTGGTAGGACACCCCGAAGCCTCCATCAACCACGTAGGCTTTGCCGTCGATGACGACCTTCACCACGAGGTGGGTCATCAGAGTGGCGTAGGCGTTCTGGTGGGGGTTGAACACGTAGGCTCCCAGAAAGCTGGTGTCGTACCCCAGCCCCTTCagcacccagcccagcagctggtTGTTTTCCATGCACCAGCCACCCCGCTTCCTCCTCACAATCTTGTTGTAAACATGCTCCAActccaaagtaattttctccCCGCAGTGGATGCTGAGGTTTTCGAAGGGAACGGCACGGATGTGGTGCTGGAATATATTGGTTAAAGTTTCCAAGTCTTGTTTTTCAGTGGAGCCTTTGTAGCCAGTTCTTGCAAAATACTCTTCAAGGTTCATCTCACCTGTAAAGGAAGGAattgtgttttggtttctttacATCAGTGATTTATGATGCTGTGAAAAGCTACCTTGGCTCTGCCAGCAAAGATGCTTTAATTCACTGAACCTCATCAGAACagcttttaaaggaaacaacTATTCCTATCAAATGGTTCCCTGAGCAAAGAGCAGTGCACGTGAGGGTTTGCTTTTGTCTTAGAGTCATCCCTCTGGCAAACAGCTGATGCCATTTCAGTTTCACACGAGGCGGCTGTGAGATGGGGATTTGCTGTGTTTGCATTGTAACAGCGGGGTTAAGAGGAAATGTATGATCATGCTGGGGAGTGTGTACAAGGGTTCATGAGAAATGGTCTAAAGCCACTGCTCAGTGACAGGACTGTCACTGGGGGAGGCAGTGTCATCTGCCAGCAGGAGGGAGGACAGACTGAGCCAGGATTCACATGTTCTTTTCATGAGTCTGCCACTGATGGACGTGACAGTAAATTAATTGCTCGTTCAGTACACGCTGCTCTTCCACCACTTATAAAAAGTTAACATGAAAAGTAAAGTGACAAGCTTTGTTCAGATAATTATAACTGAAAAAACCCTGACTTTTGAAAGAGGCACAGACCACTGAGTCTTGTGCCTGCTCTGTGTGTTGTAGAAACTCATTTTGGTGTTGGAGTAATGGATCTGAAGGGAGGTGAGTGGCCTAAAAGACAAGGAGCACatctccattccctgccctgtgtcTCACAGGCCACCCTGAAAATGAACAGGGCCTGCTTTACTCTCTGTGGTCCTGAGCTTTTCCAAAACTCACCAATCCTTAAACTCAGCAGCGAGCTGTTGAATGTTTACTGCAAACTAGACTTTCTCAAGATGATTCTCAGTGGCAGATTCGTGCTGTGCATATTCATGATGTAGAGGCAGTTGTCCCAAGTTCATGGAGAGCACCAGCAAAAGCTACAAGTTACCTGCTACAGAGAGGAATTTAGCTTCCAGTGATATCTAAGTGTATTGTTGGAGGATATGTTGAATGTAATATTTGTTAAGTGTAACATAAAAGTCGTGGCACTTTCGATTTGCAGAATCTGAGCATATCTGATCCTATCACTCTGACTGTGAATGCTAAATAGATCACACCAGTGTAAAGCTGGTTCTCAAGTTTGTATTATTTgtgatttctttctgcagctgcatAATATGCTTGATCAGCATTAGATCTGGACTGCAGGAGATGAAAGCCACTGTTCTTTTGAAATGTGAGCAGACCAGATGAAAAGGCAGGTACTGAAAAGGTCATCCCACAAATGTGTCTATGATTTATGCAGAGAAAAACATCAGCAGAAGAATTTTAAAGGTGCAAATGAAGGTGTTCATACAAAAATATTCCTTACCAAGACTATACACAGTATCAGCAATTCCACAGTTGAAAATATGTTATTTGTCTTCTTTTATTCTAATACATCAGCACATGGACTTCCTGGATTGCACAATCCAGagtctgtaatttttttaagttgtttttaaaGAGCTGTAATTTTATTCCCTTAAGCAGAATCTATTGATTATTCGACTGAACTTTTGCTTCCTTTGCACTTGCAATacttttaaacaatttaaatatCTAAAAGCATGACTTCCAACAAGAAGTTGCAGTTCTAAATTCATATCTACTATTGTACCTAAACAAAAGAATCTATTCTATAGTGAAGTGAAGCTTCTCCTGAAGAATGAAAGGTAGAAAAATTGAAATTGCACATCAGTGTTTTGCCCTCTTTAAGAGCCCCTATTTAACAGGTGATATTTTAGCTCTATATGTGCACATTTTTAGAACATCTTTCCTAGAGAATGTTGCCTACGTTATTGTCCATGACCTTTACCATCATAAAGAAACCAGGTTTTTTGTATCTTtctttggagggtttttttaagaaaaaaaaacttaccTCTTATGAGATCCCTTTTGATTTATTGAGGTATTCAGTTTCTGGGTGGTTTATTACAGGGGCAGCAGTCAGTGAAGCCAGGAGTGGATACAGACCGTGAGGGTTGTTTTTCTAAGCTCTGCTGGCCCTCGCTCCTGAATCTTAAATTCCAAGAAAGGGCAGAGTCCATCCAAAATGAAATCACATTTTTGGACTTTGCTGATCCGTGAGCAAATTAAACTTTGTTTCTTCTCTATTAGTAGATGGTTTTGCTTTCCCCTAGTTAAGACCAGAATGAACTCATTTTCCATATTAAATAATTACAGTAGGCTGTTGCATGTGGCGttgtaactttttaaaattaaatactgttaTTTTGCAAGCCAGCACTTTGCAGTGGAGGATGTTAATCTGTGCCCTGatggggacactgaggtgcCAAGGTGT encodes:
- the LOC136366469 gene encoding arylamine N-acetyltransferase, pineal gland isozyme NAT-10, which translates into the protein MNLEEYFARTGYKGSTEKQDLETLTNIFQHHIRAVPFENLSIHCGEKITLELEHVYNKIVRRKRGGWCMENNQLLGWVLKGLGYDTSFLGAYVFNPHQNAYATLMTHLVVKVVIDGKAYVVDGGFGVSYQMWQPMELVSGKEQPQAPGVFRFTEKNGVWYLEKMRRKQYIPNQSFSNSDLLEKKECRKVYMFSLEPRTVEDFRFQCTYLQTSPDSLFTKKSICALQTTDGFRALIGWTLTETTYNYKENMDLVEFVTLEDEEVEKTLKEKFNITLERKLVPINVKGSYTI